A genomic region of Mitsuaria sp. 7 contains the following coding sequences:
- a CDS encoding SDR family oxidoreductase — protein sequence MAPWTAFDIPSQKGRTAVVTGTGGLGLHDALELARAGAQVIVAGRNPRKGGATVDRIRASVARADVRFELLDLASLTSIEDFAARLGRSSDSLDLLINNAAVMTPPRRQVTSDGFELQFGTNHLGHFALTLRLLPLLRRGRSPRVVSVSSVAARSGALDFDDLQSERRYKPMAAYGQSKLACLMFAFELQRRSDVGGWGVQSVAAHPGIARTDLLPNGAGPSSPEAMIRRFLWFLFQPAAQGALPTLFAATAPQAEGGQYYGPDRLGETRGHPALARVPTQALDRTDATRLWVDSARLTGVSV from the coding sequence ATGGCGCCCTGGACAGCATTCGACATCCCCTCACAGAAAGGCCGCACGGCGGTCGTCACGGGCACCGGCGGCCTGGGCCTGCACGATGCGCTGGAGCTGGCCCGCGCCGGCGCCCAGGTGATCGTCGCCGGACGCAACCCACGCAAGGGCGGCGCGACCGTCGACCGGATCCGCGCCAGCGTGGCGCGGGCCGACGTCCGCTTCGAGCTGCTGGACCTGGCCAGCCTCACCAGCATCGAGGACTTCGCGGCCAGACTGGGTCGCTCGTCGGACAGCCTGGACCTGCTCATCAACAACGCGGCCGTCATGACGCCGCCTCGGCGACAGGTGACGAGCGACGGCTTCGAACTGCAGTTCGGGACCAACCACCTCGGCCATTTCGCGCTCACCCTTCGCCTGCTGCCCTTGCTGCGCCGGGGACGGTCGCCCCGCGTCGTCAGCGTGTCTAGCGTCGCGGCGCGCTCCGGTGCGCTGGACTTCGACGATCTGCAATCCGAGCGGCGCTACAAGCCGATGGCGGCCTATGGCCAGTCCAAGCTGGCCTGCCTGATGTTCGCCTTCGAGCTGCAGCGTCGCAGCGACGTCGGGGGATGGGGCGTCCAGAGCGTCGCCGCGCACCCGGGCATCGCGCGCACCGATCTGCTGCCCAACGGCGCCGGTCCGTCGAGTCCCGAGGCGATGATCCGGCGCTTCCTCTGGTTCCTCTTCCAACCGGCCGCGCAAGGTGCGTTGCCGACGCTGTTCGCGGCCACGGCGCCGCAGGCCGAGGGCGGTCAGTACTACGGACCGGACCGGCTCGGCGAGACGCGCGGACACCCCGCCCTGGCCCGCGTTCCGACGCAGGCCCTGGACCGGACGGATGCGACGCGCCTGTGGGTCGACTCGGCCCGCCTCACCGGGGTCAGCGTTTGA
- a CDS encoding acetylhydrolase gives MSADVREPASGRRRQLNALLLASALPMPALLRAEDAGPEGPVGPVGPPFRVIDIDWFDAARSRAVPARLYWPAQTSSAEGVPLVVFSHGIGGSRQGYSYLGRHWSSRGVASLHVQHAGSDAAVWRGNPFGIVGRLRAAAQESEAIARAADVRFALDRMLSDETGPLGRAIDRRRVVAAGHSYGANTTLLSIGAQVVREGRVVTCQDERFSAGIVISAPPFYGERDLAAVLGHVSVPTVHITATEDVIEIPGYRSGAADRLQVFDAIGDPRKLLAVFQAGSHSIFTDRSLTGGAALNPKVKLATAELGLAFLDLTFKDDGAALAQWRTTWQPLLARAPEAGFPPRHAAMQTATHTAMNTAMNTAAHTALDAA, from the coding sequence TTGAGCGCCGATGTCCGCGAGCCGGCGAGCGGTCGTCGCCGGCAGTTGAACGCCTTGTTGCTGGCCTCCGCGCTGCCGATGCCGGCGCTGCTGCGGGCGGAAGACGCCGGCCCCGAAGGCCCGGTCGGCCCGGTTGGCCCGCCGTTCCGCGTGATCGATATCGACTGGTTCGACGCCGCGCGGTCGCGCGCCGTGCCCGCCCGGCTGTACTGGCCCGCGCAGACGTCGTCGGCGGAGGGCGTGCCGCTGGTGGTGTTCTCGCACGGCATCGGCGGTTCGCGGCAGGGCTACAGCTACCTCGGCCGGCACTGGTCGTCGAGGGGCGTCGCCAGCCTGCATGTGCAGCATGCGGGGAGCGACGCGGCCGTCTGGCGCGGCAATCCGTTCGGCATCGTGGGCCGGCTGCGCGCGGCCGCCCAGGAGAGCGAGGCGATCGCCCGCGCCGCCGACGTGCGCTTCGCGCTGGACCGGATGCTCTCCGACGAGACCGGTCCGCTGGGGCGTGCCATCGATCGACGTCGCGTGGTGGCCGCAGGCCACTCGTACGGCGCGAACACCACGCTGCTCTCGATCGGCGCGCAGGTGGTGCGGGAGGGCCGGGTGGTCACCTGCCAGGACGAGCGCTTCTCCGCGGGCATCGTGATCTCCGCGCCGCCGTTCTATGGCGAGCGCGATCTGGCGGCGGTGCTGGGACACGTGTCGGTGCCGACCGTCCACATCACCGCCACCGAGGACGTGATCGAGATCCCCGGCTATCGCTCGGGCGCGGCGGATCGGCTCCAGGTCTTCGATGCGATCGGAGATCCGCGCAAGCTGCTCGCGGTGTTCCAGGCGGGGTCCCACAGCATCTTCACCGACCGCTCGCTCACGGGCGGCGCGGCGCTGAATCCGAAAGTGAAGCTCGCGACCGCGGAGCTCGGACTGGCGTTCCTGGACCTCACGTTCAAGGACGACGGTGCCGCGCTCGCGCAATGGCGCACCACGTGGCAGCCCCTGCTGGCACGGGCGCCCGAGGCGGGCTTCCCACCGCGACATGCCGCGATGCAGACGGCGACACACACGGCGATGAACACGGCGATGAACACGGCGGCGCACACGGCGCTCGACGCCGCATGA
- a CDS encoding NAD(P)-dependent alcohol dehydrogenase, whose amino-acid sequence MNAYRLVAGAGIEGLRQVEVAQRALDALEVRVALSAAALNFRDLAIARGHYGGMGDQPVVPLSDGVGRVVEVGDAVTRFAVGDRVIASFWPAWIDGESSPAKTSASFGAQLDGTLARSMVAAESALVRAPDGLADAAAAAVACAGVTAWNALFVQGRLQPGASVLILGTGSVALWALQIGEAAGLRAIITSSSNDKLARAERLGAQGLVNYRETPEWQDEVLRLTGGEGVDLVLEVGGQDTLTRSLAAVRFGGRVVTIGGLSGWGEARLLPGALVGGNKTLAGIMVGSRRMTEDLVRFIDTTGLVPEVDGEFPFDEAPRAYERLASGDAFGKVVVALR is encoded by the coding sequence ATGAATGCCTATCGTCTTGTGGCTGGAGCCGGCATTGAAGGCCTGCGCCAGGTCGAGGTTGCGCAACGCGCGCTCGATGCGCTGGAAGTCCGCGTCGCGTTGAGCGCCGCGGCGCTGAACTTCCGCGACCTCGCCATCGCGCGCGGTCATTACGGCGGCATGGGCGATCAGCCCGTCGTGCCTTTGTCGGACGGCGTGGGCCGGGTCGTCGAAGTGGGCGACGCGGTGACGCGCTTCGCCGTGGGCGATCGCGTGATCGCGAGCTTCTGGCCTGCGTGGATCGACGGCGAGAGCTCGCCCGCCAAGACCAGCGCGTCCTTCGGCGCCCAGCTCGACGGCACGCTGGCCCGATCGATGGTGGCCGCGGAAAGCGCCCTGGTGCGGGCACCCGACGGGCTGGCCGATGCCGCCGCGGCGGCCGTCGCCTGCGCCGGCGTGACCGCCTGGAACGCGCTCTTCGTCCAGGGCCGGCTCCAGCCGGGGGCGTCCGTCCTGATCCTGGGGACCGGCAGCGTGGCGCTCTGGGCCTTGCAGATCGGCGAGGCCGCCGGCTTGCGCGCGATCATCACCTCGTCCAGCAACGACAAGCTGGCGCGCGCGGAGCGGCTCGGCGCGCAGGGCCTCGTCAACTACCGCGAGACGCCGGAGTGGCAGGACGAGGTCCTGCGCCTGACCGGCGGCGAGGGCGTCGACCTCGTGCTCGAGGTCGGCGGGCAGGACACGTTGACGCGCTCGCTGGCGGCGGTGCGCTTCGGCGGACGCGTGGTGACGATAGGCGGCCTCAGCGGCTGGGGCGAGGCCAGGCTGCTGCCGGGCGCGCTGGTCGGCGGCAACAAGACCCTGGCCGGCATCATGGTCGGCAGCAGGCGCATGACCGAGGACCTGGTCCGCTTCATCGACACGACCGGACTCGTGCCCGAGGTCGACGGCGAGTTCCCGTTCGACGAGGCGCCGCGCGCCTACGAGCGCCTGGCCTCCGGCGACGCCTTCGGCAAAGTCGTGGTGGCCCTCCGATGA
- a CDS encoding TetR/AcrR family transcriptional regulator produces the protein MPPPLPPPPPLTDDDATEGARERKRRETRHRIAETALRLFLAHGFEGTTLDVIAAESEISRRTFFSYFKSKDDILLFWQDVHWRAIYDDLLKTSPDVPPLDAVRDIMVKHMARYTSEEMQAIDTLMRSSPTLYSRKQAFYAEQELVLFSQLCEVWRQPERRPALRMVAMVAMGAMRVTTQTWNELPSPRKPMSRLLRESFESLRSEL, from the coding sequence ATGCCGCCACCGTTGCCCCCTCCGCCGCCCCTCACCGATGACGACGCCACTGAAGGCGCGCGCGAGCGCAAGCGTCGCGAGACGCGCCACCGCATCGCCGAGACGGCGTTGCGACTCTTTCTCGCCCACGGTTTCGAGGGCACGACGCTGGACGTGATCGCCGCCGAATCGGAGATCTCGCGTCGGACCTTCTTCTCCTATTTCAAGTCCAAGGACGACATCCTGCTGTTCTGGCAGGACGTGCATTGGCGAGCCATCTACGACGACCTGCTCAAGACCTCTCCCGACGTGCCGCCGCTGGACGCCGTGCGCGACATCATGGTGAAGCACATGGCGCGCTACACCTCCGAGGAAATGCAAGCCATCGACACGCTGATGCGCTCCAGCCCGACGCTGTATTCGCGCAAGCAGGCCTTCTATGCGGAGCAGGAGCTGGTGCTCTTCAGCCAGCTGTGCGAGGTCTGGCGCCAGCCGGAACGCCGGCCGGCGCTGCGCATGGTCGCGATGGTGGCGATGGGCGCGATGCGGGTGACGACGCAGACGTGGAACGAGCTGCCCAGTCCGCGCAAGCCGATGTCCAGGCTGCTGCGGGAGTCGTTCGAGAGCCTGCGCTCCGAGCTGTAG
- a CDS encoding lysylphosphatidylglycerol synthase domain-containing protein, which yields MSATPTPSPQTSDPRPARWHWGRWLSGVFAVAVVALLAWAARQIDWSEVGDGLRQLPLGVLVAGAALCALSHLIYSGYDLIGKRWTHHTVPARRVMLITFVSYAFNLNLGALVGGIAMRLRLYAREGLKHPVPAQILALSMASNWLGYGLLAGGLFLFGWLAPPSDWKIGAAALRGLGALMWLVIAGYLALCAFSTRRELSLRGHDFFVPDLRIAVMQLLISSANWLTMGAVLWVLLQQGTDYGHILAVLLVAAVAGVITHVPAGLGVLEGVFVAFLGPTLGPAKVLAALIAYRALYYLAPLSIAAVAYFVLEAKAKR from the coding sequence GTGAGTGCGACGCCGACGCCCTCGCCGCAGACCTCGGACCCTCGTCCGGCGCGCTGGCACTGGGGGCGTTGGCTGAGCGGCGTGTTCGCGGTCGCTGTCGTGGCCCTGCTCGCGTGGGCGGCGCGCCAGATCGACTGGAGCGAGGTCGGCGACGGACTGCGGCAGCTGCCCCTGGGCGTACTGGTCGCGGGCGCCGCGTTGTGCGCGCTCAGCCACCTGATCTACAGCGGCTACGACCTGATCGGCAAGCGCTGGACGCATCACACGGTGCCGGCGCGGCGGGTGATGCTGATCACTTTCGTCAGCTACGCGTTCAACCTCAACCTCGGCGCGCTGGTGGGCGGCATCGCGATGCGGCTGCGGCTCTACGCGCGCGAGGGCCTCAAGCACCCGGTGCCGGCGCAGATCCTGGCGCTGAGCATGGCCTCGAACTGGCTCGGCTACGGGCTTCTCGCGGGTGGGCTCTTCCTCTTCGGCTGGCTGGCGCCGCCGTCGGACTGGAAGATCGGCGCCGCGGCGCTGCGCGGGCTGGGCGCGCTGATGTGGCTCGTGATCGCCGGCTACCTGGCGCTGTGCGCGTTCTCCACGCGACGCGAGCTCTCGCTGCGCGGCCACGACTTCTTCGTCCCGGATCTGCGCATCGCCGTGATGCAGCTGCTCATCTCGTCGGCCAACTGGCTGACGATGGGCGCGGTGCTGTGGGTGCTGCTGCAGCAGGGCACCGACTACGGGCACATCCTGGCGGTGCTGCTGGTGGCCGCGGTGGCCGGCGTGATCACGCATGTGCCTGCGGGACTCGGCGTGCTGGAGGGCGTGTTCGTGGCCTTCCTCGGCCCGACGCTGGGACCTGCGAAGGTCCTCGCGGCGCTGATCGCCTATCGCGCGCTCTACTACCTCGCGCCGCTGTCGATCGCGGCCGTCGCCTACTTCGTGCTGGAGGCGAAGGCGAAGCGCTGA
- a CDS encoding MBL fold metallo-hydrolase: protein MSRVVTSARTMGGAALLWLAAGASAFAANGDGDVSREKTISLANLVEVSPGVHVIEDRQQVLLVPNITIITGRDAVLVVDTGLGVRSAALVLQAAKRLAGRRRLYLTVTHFHPEHGFGAQVFKGQATIVYNRAQRDELLKKGEPYRALFAEKLGVAAAMRDVSLTMPDVVYENEASIDLGGRIVRLRHDRAAHTLGDQVISIPTQGVVILGDLLETRSFPIMPWFPALDDTDVDPLGWREVLRSVSQDHPTVVIPGHGRVGTGRDVEALAAHMDVVRREVTRRCEAGADLATIQRELTPVLVAQHPDWDLKEWIAMELQVYHARLCADRPAAP from the coding sequence ATGAGCCGCGTCGTGACCTCCGCGAGGACGATGGGCGGAGCCGCGCTGCTCTGGCTGGCGGCGGGCGCATCGGCCTTCGCCGCGAACGGCGACGGGGACGTGTCGCGGGAGAAGACCATCTCGCTCGCCAACCTGGTCGAGGTGAGCCCCGGCGTGCACGTGATCGAGGACCGGCAGCAGGTGCTGCTCGTCCCCAACATCACGATCATCACGGGCCGCGACGCGGTCCTGGTGGTGGACACGGGGCTCGGCGTGCGGAGCGCGGCGCTGGTGCTCCAGGCGGCGAAGCGCCTGGCGGGCCGGCGCAGGCTCTACCTGACCGTCACGCACTTCCATCCCGAACACGGCTTCGGGGCGCAGGTCTTCAAGGGGCAGGCCACCATCGTCTACAACCGCGCGCAGCGGGATGAACTCCTGAAGAAGGGCGAGCCCTATCGCGCGTTGTTCGCGGAAAAACTGGGCGTGGCGGCGGCGATGCGCGACGTGAGCTTGACGATGCCGGATGTCGTGTACGAGAACGAGGCCTCGATCGATCTCGGCGGGCGCATCGTCAGGCTCCGCCACGATCGCGCGGCGCACACCCTGGGGGACCAGGTGATCTCCATCCCCACGCAGGGCGTCGTCATCCTGGGCGACCTGCTCGAGACCCGGTCGTTCCCGATCATGCCGTGGTTCCCCGCGCTGGACGACACGGACGTGGATCCGCTGGGGTGGCGCGAGGTGCTGCGATCGGTGAGCCAGGACCACCCGACCGTCGTGATCCCGGGCCACGGCCGCGTGGGGACGGGCCGGGATGTCGAGGCGCTGGCGGCGCACATGGACGTCGTCCGGCGGGAGGTCACGCGACGATGCGAGGCGGGCGCGGACCTCGCCACGATCCAGCGGGAACTGACGCCGGTACTGGTGGCGCAGCATCCCGACTGGGATCTGAAGGAGTGGATCGCGATGGAACTCCAGGTCTACCACGCGCGCCTTTGCGCGGACCGGCCCGCCGCCCCGTAG
- a CDS encoding LysR family transcriptional regulator: protein MTDAFNDIPAFVAAVEANGFAAAARRLNLSRSAVGKAIARLELRLGVRLFHRTTRHQTLTEDGMAYFEHCLRAMEELGAGKARLEAGRQAIGGRLRVSMPVLFGRLCIAPVLTRLAASHPDLELELQFSDRIVDLIEDGIDLSIRMGALGPGVGLMTRRIAREQMVICCAPSVVAAGTVKSVEDLSAYPAIVYSRNGRAQSWLFPTEQAAPLEHVPRSRLKFDDLEAMADAAAAGHGLAWLPLWLVRDRIRAGGLVRLLDAQPTLGFDIHVLWPQLPYTPARVRAALDALIAEVPVFVSE from the coding sequence ATGACCGATGCCTTCAACGACATCCCCGCCTTCGTGGCCGCCGTGGAAGCGAATGGATTCGCCGCGGCCGCACGGCGCTTGAACCTGTCCCGCTCGGCCGTGGGCAAGGCCATCGCGCGCTTGGAATTGCGACTGGGCGTCCGCCTCTTCCACCGGACCACCCGCCACCAGACCCTCACCGAAGACGGCATGGCCTACTTCGAGCATTGCCTGCGCGCGATGGAGGAACTCGGCGCCGGCAAGGCGCGACTGGAGGCGGGACGCCAGGCCATCGGCGGCCGCTTGCGTGTGTCGATGCCGGTGCTCTTCGGGCGGCTCTGCATCGCGCCGGTGTTGACGCGGCTGGCGGCGTCGCATCCGGATCTCGAGCTCGAACTGCAGTTCAGCGATCGCATCGTGGACCTCATCGAGGACGGCATCGATCTCAGCATCCGCATGGGCGCGCTGGGACCGGGCGTCGGCCTGATGACGCGCCGCATCGCACGCGAGCAGATGGTGATCTGCTGCGCGCCGTCGGTCGTGGCGGCGGGGACGGTGAAGAGCGTCGAAGACCTGTCGGCCTACCCGGCGATCGTCTACTCGCGCAACGGACGTGCCCAGAGCTGGCTGTTCCCGACGGAGCAGGCCGCCCCGCTGGAGCACGTACCCAGGTCACGGTTGAAGTTCGACGACCTGGAGGCGATGGCCGACGCGGCGGCGGCCGGTCATGGACTCGCGTGGCTGCCGCTCTGGCTGGTCCGCGACCGGATCCGCGCCGGCGGACTGGTGCGCCTGCTCGACGCGCAGCCGACCCTGGGTTTCGACATCCACGTGCTGTGGCCGCAACTGCCGTACACGCCTGCGCGCGTGCGCGCGGCGCTCGATGCCTTGATCGCCGAGGTGCCGGTCTTCGTGTCGGAGTGA
- a CDS encoding PLP-dependent aminotransferase family protein, giving the protein MKPDPAGLPRLREALVAYLHRSRGVEATARQVFVVAGYEAGLSLTIQALGLGGDAAVIEDPGYPPVAMVLARWGMTDCPVRVDADGLVTDHLKEAPDNARLAVVTPSHHSPLCMSLSLERRLALLQWANERQAWIVEDDYDGEYRYAGPPLPALKSLDRDDRVLYAGTLSKVLYPGLRLAYLVVPASLVDRFEQVLQPWPSAGCPSLLQEVAADFMERGHFARHIKRMRTLYGVRRSWLEAALAPYAAFGLRHQPQRGGLHLTIGLPDGADDRDCASRAREAGLAVLALSSWCRGRTGLTGLLASFTNIGSPDAAHEYVARLAAAVRPVGAFGPLPMRGSR; this is encoded by the coding sequence ATGAAGCCCGATCCGGCCGGTCTTCCGCGGCTGCGGGAGGCGCTGGTCGCCTACCTGCACCGGTCACGCGGCGTCGAAGCCACGGCCCGGCAGGTCTTCGTCGTCGCCGGTTACGAGGCCGGTCTGAGCCTGACGATCCAGGCGCTCGGGCTGGGCGGTGACGCCGCGGTCATCGAGGATCCCGGATACCCACCGGTGGCCATGGTGCTCGCCCGCTGGGGCATGACCGACTGTCCGGTGCGCGTCGACGCGGACGGCCTGGTCACCGATCACTTGAAGGAGGCACCGGACAACGCGCGGCTGGCGGTGGTGACGCCGTCGCATCACAGCCCCCTGTGCATGTCGCTCTCGCTGGAGCGGCGACTGGCGCTGCTGCAATGGGCGAACGAGCGGCAGGCGTGGATCGTCGAGGACGACTACGACGGCGAGTACCGCTATGCCGGACCGCCCCTGCCGGCGCTGAAGAGCCTGGACCGCGACGACCGGGTCCTCTACGCGGGCACCCTCAGCAAGGTGCTCTACCCGGGCCTTCGTCTGGCCTACCTCGTCGTGCCCGCGTCGCTGGTGGACCGCTTCGAGCAGGTGCTCCAGCCGTGGCCGTCGGCGGGATGCCCCTCGCTGCTGCAGGAGGTGGCGGCCGACTTCATGGAGCGGGGGCATTTCGCCCGGCACATCAAGCGCATGCGGACGCTCTACGGCGTCAGGCGATCGTGGCTGGAAGCCGCGTTGGCGCCCTATGCGGCATTCGGCTTGCGACATCAGCCTCAACGGGGCGGCCTGCACCTCACGATCGGGCTGCCCGACGGCGCGGACGATCGCGACTGCGCGTCGCGGGCGCGCGAGGCGGGCCTGGCCGTGCTCGCGCTGTCCTCCTGGTGCCGAGGCCGGACCGGGCTCACGGGACTGCTCGCGAGCTTCACCAACATCGGGTCGCCGGACGCCGCGCACGAGTACGTCGCCCGTCTCGCCGCGGCGGTGCGACCGGTCGGTGCGTTCGGGCCGTTGCCGATGCGAGGATCCCGCTGA
- a CDS encoding di-heme oxidoredictase family protein gives MSAAVLAACGGGTGGNDAKPATSDGGPASAVAFNDADSPESGAALSLESAPDLPEPRATAEARKEPPVVTPAPLPVLATSPIPFPIDGTGLVPLLPASQEPIESTQFTLPDGTLVTRFGMTGRHRHARERGETWNEVGFGKNETVDSKGNPADKGEGHSLDFVKNYFQNRTWGVEIIDNSRVAGVTNPVLKINNYFLEAQRAGGRAFFHRFDEPKVTGFGWMTPGKLVDRDLYGVDSANCPVVPRPPNGKLLNPGKVLNDGCSATIDVYPSHDALSLNANGVLVPSKDVPGATKFYDYAVNNGVTGTPVSGPKIPKRALRIGDAMEFTQAFFSTPEAMRAVGDNGAHHYYTSELTYVVGVGVRPWYGVEPRLNNAPLPDATLQGGIGSVSYDYSDGSSFIFQQQMNHIGMQNMQRFVEGRRLLHSNMTTGEHSEKGNDVNKAVVGLQGPSFNQSSCFACHVNNGRSPAPSALSQRLDKMAVHAAVLDGKGQQLPDPRYGVTVQMNGNASGGGVVNLGRSVKVASFDTRTVTLADGTPVELRSARLAFEGPAPQIASLRAAQPLIGLGLLEAVPEADILALARATPDEDGVKGLPNFVFDPDTGTVRLGRFGWKAGKFSLRHQAASALLEDMSVTSSVYPSRECLAGPANCRSKTEKGLTDKDLLLVSQYLSLVAVPAQRSLKSGFPKGVSPMSYLDVDPAKVALGANVFRNLRCAACHTVELKTGSSHLFQELRNQTIRPYTDLLLHDMGPELADGFAEGRANGRMWRTSPLWGIGYTARVMGDDGAVGYLHDGRARTLTEAVMWHGGEAEKSRQRFSALSTADRQALLAFLQSL, from the coding sequence GTGTCGGCCGCAGTGCTCGCGGCCTGCGGCGGCGGCACCGGCGGCAACGACGCCAAGCCCGCCACCAGCGATGGTGGCCCGGCCTCCGCGGTGGCCTTCAACGACGCGGACTCGCCCGAAAGCGGCGCGGCGCTGTCGCTCGAATCCGCCCCCGATCTGCCCGAGCCGCGCGCCACCGCTGAAGCGCGCAAGGAACCGCCCGTCGTGACGCCCGCGCCGCTGCCCGTGCTGGCGACGTCGCCGATCCCCTTCCCGATCGACGGGACCGGCCTGGTGCCGCTGCTGCCCGCGTCCCAGGAGCCGATCGAATCCACGCAGTTCACACTGCCCGACGGCACGCTGGTGACGCGCTTCGGCATGACTGGCCGCCATCGCCACGCGCGCGAGCGCGGCGAGACCTGGAACGAGGTCGGCTTCGGCAAGAACGAGACGGTGGACAGCAAGGGCAACCCGGCGGACAAGGGCGAAGGCCACAGCCTGGACTTCGTCAAGAACTACTTCCAGAACCGCACCTGGGGCGTCGAGATCATCGACAACAGCCGCGTGGCCGGGGTCACCAATCCCGTCCTGAAGATCAACAACTACTTCCTCGAGGCGCAACGTGCCGGCGGACGCGCGTTCTTCCATCGCTTCGACGAACCCAAGGTCACGGGCTTCGGCTGGATGACGCCCGGCAAGCTGGTCGATCGCGACCTGTACGGCGTGGACTCGGCCAACTGCCCGGTCGTCCCGCGCCCGCCCAACGGCAAGCTGCTCAATCCCGGCAAGGTGCTGAACGACGGCTGCAGCGCCACCATCGACGTCTACCCCAGCCACGACGCGCTGAGCCTCAATGCCAACGGCGTGCTGGTGCCGAGCAAGGACGTCCCCGGCGCCACGAAGTTCTACGACTACGCGGTGAACAACGGCGTCACGGGCACGCCGGTGTCCGGTCCGAAGATCCCCAAGCGCGCGCTGAGGATCGGCGACGCGATGGAGTTCACGCAGGCCTTCTTCTCCACGCCGGAAGCGATGCGCGCCGTCGGCGACAACGGGGCGCACCACTACTACACGTCCGAACTGACCTACGTGGTCGGCGTCGGCGTGCGACCCTGGTATGGCGTGGAGCCCCGGCTCAACAACGCCCCGCTGCCGGACGCCACCCTGCAGGGCGGCATCGGCTCGGTCTCCTACGACTACAGCGACGGCAGCAGCTTCATCTTCCAGCAGCAGATGAACCACATCGGCATGCAGAACATGCAGCGCTTCGTCGAAGGCCGCCGGCTGTTGCACAGCAACATGACCACCGGCGAGCACAGCGAGAAGGGCAACGACGTCAACAAGGCCGTCGTCGGGCTGCAGGGCCCCAGCTTCAACCAGTCCTCGTGCTTCGCCTGCCACGTCAACAACGGCCGCAGCCCGGCGCCGTCGGCGCTGTCCCAGCGCCTGGACAAGATGGCCGTCCACGCCGCGGTGCTCGACGGCAAGGGCCAGCAACTGCCCGACCCGCGTTATGGCGTGACCGTGCAGATGAACGGCAACGCATCCGGCGGCGGCGTGGTGAACCTGGGCCGCAGCGTCAAGGTCGCGAGCTTCGACACCCGCACCGTGACCCTGGCCGACGGCACGCCGGTGGAACTGCGCAGCGCCAGGCTGGCCTTCGAGGGCCCGGCGCCGCAGATCGCCTCGCTGCGCGCGGCGCAGCCGCTCATCGGCCTCGGACTGCTCGAAGCCGTCCCGGAAGCCGACATCCTGGCGCTCGCCCGCGCGACGCCGGACGAGGACGGCGTCAAGGGTCTCCCCAACTTCGTCTTCGACCCGGACACGGGCACCGTGCGGCTGGGACGATTCGGCTGGAAGGCGGGCAAGTTCAGCCTGCGCCACCAGGCGGCGTCGGCGCTGCTGGAAGACATGTCGGTGACGAGCTCCGTCTATCCCAGCCGGGAGTGCCTGGCCGGGCCGGCCAACTGCAGGTCGAAGACGGAGAAGGGCCTGACCGACAAGGACCTGCTGCTGGTCTCGCAATACCTGTCCCTCGTCGCCGTGCCGGCACAGCGCAGCCTGAAGAGCGGATTCCCGAAGGGCGTGTCGCCGATGTCGTATCTGGACGTGGATCCCGCCAAGGTCGCACTCGGCGCCAACGTCTTCCGCAACCTGCGTTGCGCAGCCTGCCACACCGTCGAGCTGAAGACCGGTTCCAGCCACCTCTTCCAGGAGTTGCGCAACCAGACCATCCGGCCCTACACCGACCTGCTGCTGCATGACATGGGCCCTGAGCTCGCGGACGGCTTCGCCGAAGGTCGGGCCAACGGCCGGATGTGGCGCACGTCGCCGCTCTGGGGGATCGGCTACACCGCGCGCGTCATGGGCGACGACGGCGCGGTCGGCTACCTGCACGACGGGCGCGCGCGCACCTTGACGGAAGCGGTGATGTGGCACGGCGGCGAGGCGGAGAAATCGCGTCAGCGCTTCTCGGCCCTGTCGACCGCGGATCGCCAGGCGCTGCTGGCCTTCCTGCAGTCGCTCTGA